In Heyndrickxia vini, the sequence AATCTGGAAAAATTTTAAATGATCCGAGTCTTGAATTATTAGCAAAAACAGCAGTAAGTCAGGCGGAAGCCGGTGCAGATATTATTGCCCCATCTAATATGATGGACGGCTTTGTGGCAGCCATTCGTAAAGGATTAGATGAGGCGGGATTTGAAGATATTCCAATTATGTCTTATGCGGTTAAATATTCCTCCGCTTTCTATGGCCCGTTCCGTGATGCGGCAGGAAGTGCCCCACAATTTGGCGATCGTAAAACCTATCAAATGGATCCGGCAAACCGTCTTGAGGCTTTTAGAGAAGCACAGTCAGATGTTGATGAAGGTGCAGATTTCTTAATTGTTAAACCGACTTTATCTTATCTTGATATTGTACGGGATGTAAAAAATGAATTTAATTTACCTGTTGTCGCTTACAATGTAAGCGGTGAGTATTCAATGGTGAAGGCGGCTGCACAAAATGGGTGGATTGATGAAAAATCAATTGTTCTAGAAATGTTAACGAGTATGAAAAGAGCAGGTTCTGATTTAATTATTACTTATTTTGCTAAAGATGCAGCTAAATGGATCGCTGAATAAAAAATTATTTAATCTATCATTAAGAATATAACCTTATGGGGGTTGTTAAAATGCGTTCATATGAAAAATCTAAAAAGGCATTTCAAGAAGCGCTAAGCTTGATGCCAGGTGGAGTTAATAGCCCAGTACGTGCCTTTAAATCAGTAAATATGGATCCAATCTTTATGGAAAGAGGAAAAGGCTCTAAAATTTATGATATTGATGGAAATGAATATATCGATTATGTATTATCGTGGGGACCGCTAATTTTAGGTCATACCAATGAGCAAGTTGTAAATGCCTTAAAAAAAGTGGCTGAAAATGGGACGAGTTTTGGTGCGCCAACACTTGCAGAAAACAAATTGGCAAAGCTTGTACAGGAAAGAGTGCCATCGATTGAAATTATTCGCATGGTTTCGTCAGGCACTGAAGCAACTATGAGTGCATTACGTTTAGCTCGTGGATATACAGGACGCA encodes:
- the hemB gene encoding porphobilinogen synthase, producing MKDLQFKRHRRLRNSANMRALVRETHLHVEDFIYPIFVAEGQNIKNPIASMPGIYQLSLDQLKVEMDEVVELGIKSVLLFGIPLHKDAEGSGAFHNHGIVQEATRFIKKNYPEIIIIADTCLCEYTDHGHCGVIESGKILNDPSLELLAKTAVSQAEAGADIIAPSNMMDGFVAAIRKGLDEAGFEDIPIMSYAVKYSSAFYGPFRDAAGSAPQFGDRKTYQMDPANRLEAFREAQSDVDEGADFLIVKPTLSYLDIVRDVKNEFNLPVVAYNVSGEYSMVKAAAQNGWIDEKSIVLEMLTSMKRAGSDLIITYFAKDAAKWIAE